A genomic window from Kineosporia sp. NBRC 101731 includes:
- a CDS encoding MBL fold metallo-hydrolase, with product MVYNGEVTPGGPADVRELPDAVIRKASVSPQDNNAYLITCRQTGDQLLIDAADDAGRVRTLIGEGGGPLRGIVTTHQHWDHHRALQEIAEVTNAPTLAGEDDADELPVKPDVRLRHADAVTVGELTLDVVHLRGHTPGSVTLVLTSSDGSVHAFTGDSLFPGGVGNTFDNKENFATLISDVEERLFDVYPDETWIYPGHGKDTTLGAERPSLPQWRERGW from the coding sequence ATGGTCTACAACGGAGAAGTCACCCCCGGAGGGCCCGCAGACGTCCGCGAGCTCCCCGACGCGGTGATCCGGAAGGCGAGCGTCTCGCCCCAGGACAACAACGCGTACCTGATCACCTGCCGGCAGACCGGCGACCAGCTGTTGATCGACGCGGCCGACGACGCCGGGCGCGTACGCACACTGATCGGTGAGGGTGGCGGCCCACTGCGCGGCATCGTCACCACGCACCAGCACTGGGACCATCACCGGGCACTGCAGGAGATCGCCGAGGTCACCAACGCCCCCACCCTGGCGGGCGAGGACGACGCCGACGAACTCCCGGTCAAGCCCGACGTACGACTGCGTCACGCCGACGCGGTGACCGTGGGCGAACTCACTCTCGACGTCGTGCACCTACGGGGCCACACGCCCGGTTCGGTCACGCTGGTGCTCACCAGTTCGGACGGCAGCGTGCACGCTTTTACGGGCGACAGCCTTTTTCCTGGCGGAGTAGGGAACACGTTCGACAACAAGGAGAACTTCGCGACCCTGATCAGTGACGTCGAGGAACGCCTCTTCGACGTCTATCCGGACGAGACCTGGATCTACCCGGGCCACGGCAAGGACACCACGCTCGGCGCGGAGCGCCCGAGCCTGCCCCAGTGGCGCGAACGCGGCTGGTAG
- a CDS encoding TetR/AcrR family transcriptional regulator has product MTASPEATRRGPHTDDDLLRTAMIEAAEKLLARSEDQDIATRAVCEAVGVTQPRLYRLFGDKRGLLDAVADAGFERYARHKAQLEQTGDPVVDLHTGWDDHMDFAGANPALYQLMFAPRPHSHSQARRQILALLEASLLRCSAIGALRIDVNHAAQLILSSNVGVALSRIAEPDLFDEGLSHRARDAAFGAVLALPATSATEDPVSDAARQLHSQLTLTGSEALEPAEESLLERWLERIVERSGRARPENT; this is encoded by the coding sequence ATGACTGCGTCCCCGGAAGCCACGCGCCGCGGCCCCCACACCGACGACGACCTGCTGCGGACAGCCATGATCGAGGCTGCGGAGAAGCTCCTGGCCCGCTCCGAAGATCAGGACATCGCAACCCGGGCCGTGTGTGAGGCGGTCGGCGTTACCCAGCCCCGCCTGTACCGACTCTTCGGCGACAAGCGCGGCCTGCTCGACGCGGTGGCCGACGCGGGCTTCGAACGCTACGCGCGGCACAAGGCCCAGCTGGAGCAGACCGGTGACCCGGTGGTGGACCTCCATACCGGCTGGGACGACCACATGGACTTCGCCGGCGCCAACCCCGCGCTCTACCAGCTGATGTTCGCGCCCCGTCCGCACTCCCACAGCCAGGCTCGCCGCCAGATCCTCGCCTTGCTCGAAGCCTCCCTCCTGCGCTGCTCAGCGATCGGCGCCCTGCGCATCGACGTGAACCATGCGGCCCAACTGATCCTTTCGTCCAATGTCGGCGTCGCCCTCAGTCGCATCGCCGAGCCGGACCTCTTCGACGAAGGCCTCTCCCACCGGGCGCGCGATGCCGCCTTCGGCGCGGTGCTCGCCCTACCGGCCACGAGTGCCACCGAAGACCCCGTCAGTGATGCCGCCCGACAGCTTCACTCCCAGCTCACTCTCACCGGCAGTGAGGCACTGGAACCGGCTGAGGAGTCCCTCCTGGAACGCTGGCTGGAGCGCATCGTCGAACGCTCGGGGCGGGCGCGCCCGGAAAATACCTAG
- a CDS encoding class I SAM-dependent methyltransferase, producing the protein MRDYVSWHDVYSDPDSALSWRLSRVRHHITEALNGRPGEPITAVSLCAGDGRDLIGVLSARPDADRVEGALVELHPELAARARTAVGERGLRIKVLTADAGAAEAYAGLVPADLVLMVGIFGNLTDEDLEGLIRAAPAFCRPGATLIWSRGRDDDIGDLNDTVRGWFAKAGFSELAYETREGGEQAAMGVVRYSGDPVPMDFSRRLFSFIR; encoded by the coding sequence ATGCGTGACTATGTCTCCTGGCACGACGTCTACAGCGACCCTGACTCGGCCCTGTCCTGGAGGCTGTCGCGGGTCCGCCACCACATCACGGAAGCCCTGAACGGCAGACCCGGCGAGCCGATCACGGCCGTGAGTCTGTGCGCCGGAGACGGTCGCGATCTGATCGGCGTGCTGTCCGCCCGCCCCGACGCCGACCGGGTCGAGGGTGCGCTGGTGGAACTACACCCGGAGCTGGCCGCCCGGGCCCGCACAGCGGTCGGTGAACGAGGGCTGCGGATCAAGGTCCTCACCGCCGATGCGGGTGCGGCCGAGGCGTACGCCGGTCTGGTCCCCGCCGACCTGGTGCTGATGGTGGGCATCTTCGGCAACCTCACCGACGAGGATCTGGAGGGTCTGATCCGGGCCGCTCCCGCGTTCTGCCGTCCTGGGGCCACGCTGATCTGGTCGCGGGGCCGGGACGATGACATCGGCGATCTGAACGACACCGTCCGGGGCTGGTTCGCGAAGGCCGGATTCAGTGAACTCGCCTACGAGACCAGGGAGGGCGGCGAGCAGGCCGCGATGGGGGTCGTGCGCTACAGCGGAGACCCGGTGCCGATGGACTTCTCACGCCGGCTCTTCAGCTTCATCCGCTGA